The Elusimicrobiota bacterium genome has a segment encoding these proteins:
- the hisI gene encoding phosphoribosyl-AMP cyclohydrolase: protein MKFIKELKFDSMGLIPCIVQDFKDGTVLMVAYMNKESLKKTIKNKKTTFWSRSRKKFWVKGEKSGNFQKVKEIYYDCDGDCLLIKVKQIGDAACHTGYRSCFYRKVDPSGKNNIVGKKIFDPAKKYKK from the coding sequence ATTTATTAAAGAGTTAAAATTTGATTCAATGGGTTTAATCCCTTGTATTGTTCAGGATTTTAAAGATGGAACCGTGCTAATGGTTGCATATATGAACAAAGAATCGTTAAAAAAGACTATAAAAAACAAAAAGACGACCTTTTGGAGCCGTTCGCGTAAAAAGTTTTGGGTAAAAGGCGAAAAGTCCGGTAACTTTCAGAAAGTAAAAGAAATTTATTACGATTGCGACGGCGACTGTCTTTTAATAAAAGTTAAACAAATTGGAGATGCAGCCTGCCATACGGGTTACAGAAGCTGTTTTTATCGTAAAGTAGATCCTTCCGGAAAAAATAATATTGTAGGGAAA